A part of Denitratisoma oestradiolicum genomic DNA contains:
- a CDS encoding UvrD-helicase domain-containing protein, translating into MSSRANKPDTQADIDLRNCLGNVPPRSFIMKAGAGSGKTTSLIKGLSSAIRIHGDKLRKFRQRIACITYTEIAAGEIWRDVGSDPLVHVSTIHSFMWLLAKPFQNDIRVWVTARITEKIEALEQKQATYGPRVQQRTKDKDTRDLERLQRQSGRIAAVKGFRYGTGSDYVKGILGHDDILRLVPYLIAERPLFRTLLARQFPFVFVDESQDTTTEVIEALKTVEREPGVTFCLGFFGDPMQRIYATGTGLVEAAPNWADIPKPENFRCSTKVLNLANAIRRDGDDLVQVPGQRLSPEGIRPTPEGSAHLFILPADDTRDANLVRVRDWMAARTGDSRWRLGDSDEEQVKLLVIVHQMAAKRLGFGELYTALNSKAPAAFKDGFLDGSAWPISPCVKFLIPIAIAHTEGRQLEAMRLIREYSPLLEKDTLAGANVAERLKALSELVASIAEGIVGNSNVTIGDLLKQVYAAGLLILDPRLASYLDPEAAPPAPPAEGGEDDDDQEDDDESDKEMASMDAFLACPAKQLQAYQTYISERSPFWTQQGIKGAEFDRVLVVLDDAESTHFQFSYEKYLGLKKPSETDLKRIDAGEETTVDRTRRLFYVCCTRALKDLAVVLFTADPEQAEAHVRQLGLFEDGSIHTQAVFEAGNVKTSFS; encoded by the coding sequence ATGAGTAGCCGAGCAAATAAGCCGGACACCCAGGCAGACATCGACCTGCGAAACTGCCTTGGGAACGTTCCACCGCGCAGCTTCATAATGAAGGCCGGTGCTGGTTCCGGAAAAACCACTTCTCTCATTAAGGGGCTGTCATCGGCCATCCGAATACATGGCGATAAGCTGAGAAAATTTCGTCAGCGCATTGCTTGCATTACCTACACCGAGATAGCAGCCGGAGAGATATGGAGGGATGTCGGCAGTGATCCGCTGGTTCACGTTTCGACGATCCACAGCTTCATGTGGCTGCTAGCCAAGCCGTTTCAGAACGACATTCGCGTCTGGGTGACTGCGCGTATCACGGAAAAAATTGAGGCACTTGAACAGAAACAGGCAACCTATGGCCCCAGGGTTCAACAGCGCACCAAGGACAAAGACACCCGAGATCTGGAGCGTCTCCAAAGGCAGTCGGGGCGGATCGCCGCAGTCAAAGGCTTCCGATACGGAACAGGTAGCGACTATGTAAAAGGGATTTTAGGGCACGACGACATTTTGAGGCTTGTGCCCTACCTCATCGCGGAGCGGCCTCTTTTTCGAACCCTTCTCGCGCGCCAATTTCCTTTCGTATTTGTGGACGAGAGTCAGGATACGACCACAGAAGTTATAGAGGCATTGAAGACCGTTGAGCGCGAACCCGGCGTCACCTTTTGCCTTGGTTTCTTCGGCGACCCGATGCAGCGTATTTATGCCACGGGGACCGGCTTGGTTGAAGCGGCACCCAATTGGGCCGACATTCCAAAGCCGGAGAATTTTCGGTGCTCAACTAAGGTTTTGAACCTTGCGAACGCTATTCGACGCGATGGTGATGACCTCGTTCAGGTTCCAGGCCAACGTCTAAGCCCTGAGGGCATCAGGCCAACTCCTGAAGGTTCGGCCCACCTTTTCATCTTGCCTGCGGACGATACGCGAGATGCTAACTTGGTTCGAGTACGCGACTGGATGGCGGCGCGAACTGGTGATAGTCGCTGGCGACTTGGTGATAGTGACGAAGAGCAGGTCAAGCTTCTTGTCATTGTTCACCAGATGGCCGCGAAGCGCTTAGGGTTCGGAGAGCTTTACACGGCGCTCAACTCCAAAGCGCCGGCGGCATTCAAAGACGGTTTTCTGGATGGTTCTGCATGGCCCATTTCACCGTGTGTGAAATTTCTGATTCCGATAGCGATTGCCCATACAGAAGGGCGGCAGCTCGAAGCGATGCGGCTGATCCGGGAGTATTCGCCCCTTCTTGAAAAAGACACTCTAGCTGGGGCGAACGTCGCAGAACGGCTTAAAGCACTTAGCGAACTTGTTGCCTCAATTGCAGAAGGCATCGTCGGGAATTCCAACGTAACGATTGGTGACCTTTTGAAGCAAGTGTATGCCGCAGGATTACTAATCCTTGATCCCCGCCTAGCATCTTACTTGGATCCCGAAGCAGCTCCACCTGCCCCGCCCGCAGAAGGAGGAGAAGATGACGACGACCAAGAAGACGACGATGAATCCGATAAGGAAATGGCCTCGATGGATGCTTTTTTAGCGTGCCCTGCTAAACAGCTTCAGGCGTACCAGACCTACATTTCGGAGCGCTCACCTTTTTGGACTCAGCAAGGCATCAAGGGGGCTGAATTTGATAGGGTGCTCGTCGTGCTAGACGATGCGGAGAGTACCCATTTCCAGTTTTCCTATGAAAAATACCTGGGTCTCAAAAAGCCTTCTGAAACCGACCTAAAACGCATCGATGCTGGCGAAGAAACAACGGTGGATCGAACACGCCGTCTTTTCTATGTGTGCTGCACAAGGGCACTAAAAGACTTAGCTGTTGTTCTCTTTACGGCTGATCCCGAACAGGCTGAGGCACATGTGCGCCAGCTTGGTCTGTTTGAAGATGGTTCCATCCATACTCAAGCCGTCTTTGAGGCAGGCAACGTCAAAACGTCATTCAGCTAA
- a CDS encoding ATP-dependent nuclease — MHLHSYRLRNFRRLKDAHIELADDISIFVGSNNSGKTSATQAIHAFVTGGRDRFSLYDFSSSCWKTFDEAGGINLDEPVPDGISLPSIELDLWFEVAAPDLYLVIPLLPSTAWEGTKVGIRVSLTARNPINLIQNYQDAKAKGTEQAAELTPGSQYVPWPRSMTDYLQRELKSEYELRYFILDRTQFDENFREIGDYVPEELGGEPGGGTILKSLIHIDSLGAQRHLADPNPEAGGRSEDLSKRLSRFYKRNLNQRQDDHTALKALFDSEQALNIHLDGVFKPMLDRLAKLGYPGINNPRLKIMSALDPAHVMSQDARVHYQIGDGEDIATLPDSYNGLGFKNLIYMVVEILDAQARWMSMDNRPPLHLIFVEEPEAHLHAQLQQVFIRNVLELLNIEGDDGSIFGSQMVITTHSPHILYERGFKPIRYFRRKKVGNEQLTDVLNLSAFYQAQPDDRDFLERYLKLTHCDLFFSDAAILVEGNVERLLLPVMIRKAAKTLRSACLCILEVGGAFGHRFQSLIEFLGLTTLIVTDIDSVALVVPEAGDAVDDEEVEEFDVPADEEEGIAVQAQDDGQNPVGEPVAGPLKKMYGKACLPNEPGAATSNQTLIKWLPGKLTIEDLRNASEADKTHELVDGAKVRVAYQTERAVTWNGSTENLCGRTLEEDFGLENPEWSQAAARKPLGLIVKGGAADPSVLAKGLHQKVSRKNFDKTKFALAVLTENEDAWHVPAYIRDGLVWLKDEVRIELETVLPDAVPIAEAGVIEAEHE; from the coding sequence GTGCATCTTCACTCGTATCGTCTCAGAAATTTTCGACGCCTGAAAGACGCTCATATTGAGTTGGCTGACGACATATCAATATTTGTAGGATCGAATAACAGCGGAAAAACGTCGGCAACTCAGGCCATCCATGCGTTTGTCACAGGAGGAAGGGATCGTTTCAGTCTTTATGATTTCAGCTCTTCTTGTTGGAAAACCTTCGATGAAGCTGGTGGCATCAATCTGGACGAACCAGTTCCCGACGGTATCTCACTTCCAAGCATAGAGCTGGATCTCTGGTTCGAGGTTGCCGCGCCAGACCTCTATCTGGTAATTCCCTTGCTTCCGAGTACAGCATGGGAGGGAACCAAGGTCGGCATACGAGTTTCCCTGACTGCACGAAATCCGATTAACCTCATTCAAAATTACCAAGACGCCAAGGCTAAGGGTACAGAGCAGGCTGCGGAACTGACGCCAGGGTCACAATATGTTCCTTGGCCTCGCTCCATGACGGACTATCTTCAGCGCGAACTCAAGAGCGAATATGAGCTGCGCTACTTCATCCTGGATCGCACACAGTTTGATGAAAACTTTCGTGAGATCGGGGATTATGTTCCAGAAGAACTAGGTGGAGAGCCAGGCGGCGGAACGATTCTGAAATCGCTTATCCATATCGACAGTCTGGGGGCTCAACGACACCTGGCTGATCCCAATCCGGAAGCCGGCGGGAGATCGGAAGACCTATCAAAGCGTTTAAGTCGCTTTTACAAGCGCAACCTTAATCAAAGGCAAGACGATCACACAGCTCTCAAGGCGTTGTTCGACTCCGAGCAAGCGCTCAACATTCACTTAGATGGCGTATTCAAGCCGATGCTTGATCGGCTCGCCAAGCTTGGCTATCCGGGTATTAACAACCCGCGATTGAAAATTATGTCGGCGCTAGACCCTGCCCATGTTATGAGCCAGGATGCGCGAGTCCACTATCAAATCGGAGATGGCGAAGACATTGCTACGCTTCCTGACAGTTACAACGGACTTGGGTTCAAGAATTTGATCTATATGGTCGTGGAGATTTTGGACGCCCAAGCGAGGTGGATGTCGATGGACAATCGCCCTCCATTGCACCTGATTTTCGTGGAGGAGCCAGAGGCCCATCTGCACGCCCAACTCCAGCAGGTATTCATCCGAAATGTGCTTGAGCTTCTGAACATAGAAGGCGACGACGGAAGTATCTTTGGCAGTCAAATGGTCATAACGACCCACTCGCCGCACATTCTTTACGAGCGAGGATTCAAGCCAATCCGGTACTTCCGCCGGAAGAAAGTGGGCAATGAACAGTTGACCGACGTTCTAAATCTATCTGCCTTCTACCAAGCCCAGCCAGATGATCGGGATTTTCTAGAAAGATATTTGAAGCTGACGCACTGCGATCTCTTCTTCTCAGATGCCGCTATTCTTGTTGAAGGCAATGTTGAAAGATTGCTCTTACCTGTAATGATTCGGAAGGCTGCGAAAACTCTCCGATCAGCTTGTCTATGTATTTTGGAGGTCGGAGGGGCCTTTGGTCATCGTTTCCAATCGCTCATAGAGTTTCTCGGTCTAACGACACTAATCGTTACCGATATTGATAGCGTCGCCCTCGTCGTTCCTGAGGCCGGCGATGCAGTTGATGATGAGGAAGTCGAGGAGTTCGACGTTCCTGCTGATGAAGAGGAAGGCATCGCTGTGCAGGCTCAGGATGACGGACAAAATCCGGTCGGCGAGCCGGTGGCAGGCCCACTCAAGAAAATGTACGGTAAAGCTTGTTTGCCCAATGAGCCAGGCGCTGCGACCTCGAATCAAACCCTTATAAAGTGGCTTCCTGGCAAGCTAACAATCGAAGACTTGCGCAACGCCTCGGAAGCCGACAAAACTCACGAGCTTGTAGACGGTGCAAAGGTTCGCGTCGCCTATCAGACCGAACGGGCCGTAACTTGGAACGGTTCCACTGAAAACCTTTGTGGGCGCACGCTTGAGGAGGACTTTGGGCTCGAAAATCCAGAGTGGTCTCAAGCCGCAGCAAGGAAGCCTCTTGGCCTGATTGTAAAGGGGGGAGCCGCCGATCCCAGCGTGCTTGCCAAGGGCCTCCATCAGAAAGTTTCGCGGAAAAATTTCGATAAGACGAAGTTCGCGCTCGCTGTACTCACTGAAAATGAGGATGCGTGGCATGTCCCGGCATACATCCGTGACGGACTGGTTTGGCTAAAGGATGAAGTGCGGATCGAACTTGAGACCGTACTGCCTGACGCCGTTCCCATCGCAGAAGCTGGCGTGATAGAGGCTGAGCATGAGTAG
- a CDS encoding DUF4400 domain-containing protein codes for MAKTADTGLSTFIAISAFILIVAVWVFIPPGVIRNAWTAERAEVYAMAGRGENAVYGRTFDDLQRSLAGDFRGYIRDAEAIGQGPLGNAGFSRWTQDRIMATWLWIGLIAYRLQVLMGWLLPGIPLMLAAYLDGHFVREIRKYSFVAQSPIRHKLGVRVMWMVLAGLAGWIVVPVPMPSLLAPMLIVAISYSLWLWVSNLQKRL; via the coding sequence ATGGCCAAAACCGCCGATACCGGCTTGAGTACCTTCATTGCCATCTCAGCATTCATCCTGATTGTGGCGGTGTGGGTGTTCATTCCGCCGGGCGTCATCCGAAATGCCTGGACCGCGGAACGCGCCGAAGTCTATGCCATGGCCGGCAGAGGCGAGAACGCCGTCTATGGCCGGACCTTCGATGATCTACAGAGGTCGCTGGCCGGAGATTTCCGGGGGTACATCCGCGATGCGGAAGCCATAGGGCAGGGCCCGCTGGGAAACGCGGGGTTCAGCCGCTGGACGCAGGACCGGATCATGGCAACCTGGCTGTGGATTGGATTGATTGCCTACCGGCTACAGGTGCTGATGGGATGGCTTCTCCCGGGGATTCCCCTCATGTTGGCGGCCTACCTGGACGGACATTTTGTTCGGGAAATCCGGAAGTATTCCTTCGTTGCCCAAAGCCCGATTCGGCACAAGCTGGGAGTTCGGGTGATGTGGATGGTGCTGGCAGGGCTGGCCGGATGGATCGTGGTTCCGGTGCCGATGCCATCGCTGCTGGCCCCAATGCTTATTGTCGCTATCTCCTATTCGCTTTGGCTGTGGGTTAGCAATTTGCAGAAGCGGCTCTAG